From Acidianus brierleyi:
GACCAGCTGCAATTTTAGCTTTTCTAATAACTGCTTTTTACGCTACTACAGTAGGAATTAGCAACGCCGAATTATCTTCAGACTTTCCTTCAGTAGAAGGAGGAGTCTATAGTTTTACTCTGCTTACTATGGGGGAAACACTTGGATTTTTGGTAGGATGGTTTAGATTAATAGCATATTCTATTAGTGGAGCAGCAACGGCTTTAGGATTTTCTGGGTATTTAATTTCTATAGGTTTACCTAAAATATTATATTTCCCTATAGCGGCTTTTCTTATATTAATTTTAGTGATAATAGACTATTTAGGTTTAAGATTAGCAGCAGTAATTGAAAGCTCTTTAGTAGTTCTTAATATTCTAGGTCTATTATTATTTTCATTTTCTTCACTATTTATTTCTGGAATTAAAGTAGGAAATTTTACTCCTTTTTTACCTCATGGTATTTTAGGCGTACTTGTAGCATCTAACATAGCGTTTTTTGCATATTCTGGATTCAATACTATAGCTACTTTAACTCCTAATGTAGAGAATGGAGAAAAAACAGTTCCAAAGGCTATTATTTTTTCTTTAATCATAAGTGCTTCACTTTATATGCTAGTTACATTCTCTATGGTGGACTCATTGTATTGGAATAAATTTGGTACAGCTTCAGATCCTTTATCTCTAGTATTGTCCAGCATAAGGGCTCCGTCTTATCTTATCTATTTTATAGATCTTACTGCTATTATTGCTACAATTACTGTTACTCTTTCGATAATAATAGCAGGAGAAAGAACTCTATCTCAAATGGTAAAAGATTCCATGTTGCCAAAAATTTTAGGAGGAAAAAAGACTACACTTTTAATCATAAGTGCAATAATGATAGCTTCATTATCTCTAGGAAACGTAGAAAGTATAGCTTTAGCTTCTAATTTTGGAATAGTATTTTCATACATGCTCTCTGGAATACAAGTGGCTATTGCAAGAAAAAGAAAAATCAAAGGAAAATTTAGATCTCCACTTTATCCATTTCTTCAGATATTTTCAGTAATTCTCTCAGCACTATTTATGGCATCATTAGGAGAAAATGCTTTAGTGATAGGAGTAGTAACTCTAATAGTAGGCCTAGTAGTATTTTCACTTCATAAAGAATTCATAAAGGAATTTGAAAGTAGAAGAGCAATTAGATAATTTAGTTCTGAAGAAAGTTAATATTTGAGTCTACGTTGTAATTTACGTAACGGAAAAATCTTGAATGGCAGAGTTTCATTTTAATATACTATTTATATAGATAGTAAATGTTCTCATTTTACTACTAACTAAAGTTAATATCTTCCAGTAATCTTGAGATAATACCTTAAGTATGGAGTATCCTCGATTTTTTCCTTAGTTAGAAATTCTAAATATAAACCAGTTGGTTTTTTCCTTTCAGAATGAGTTCTTATTAGTTCTTGTTCTGTCGCAATTATATCTACTGGTACATCAAAAATCTGATATGGAATTTCCTCAACAATTTGAACGCTATGAACTGTGGTAGCTACAGGAGTTTTTTCATCAATTTTACTAAGTTCTCTCAGTATAGCATATTCAAGCTCGCTATAACCTTCACCTTTTCCTACTCTATCTCCTTTTCGTGTAACTGCTACTGAACCTACTATAATAAGATCAATAGGAGGTATTTTATCAAAGTTTATCTTTTCTCCAAACGACGTAAATCCAGAGATGCTGGACGCTTTTTTAGGATCACTAATTTTCTTTCCATCTAAAAGGAAGAACTCTCCTTTAAGTCTTGGTGTAGGTGAGAGTACTTTCTTACCCTGTGTAAGTGCAATTTCTCTAATTTTACGTTGTGGAGAATCAGGATTTACCTTAATCACTTCAGCTTTTTTAAATTCTGGTGTTTTTGACAATATTTGGGCAGCTATATTAGAACCCTTAAAGTTAGGTATTCTTCCATATACTGGCCTGGGAAATGACGCTATGTTCTTTTCCTCTAATATTTTCCAAATTTCTTCTCTTATTTCCTGTTTATCCATAAAATATCATCTATTTCAAAAAATAACTATTTTAGCATTAAATAAGTTTTAAGATACTCAGCGTGAGACCATAATAGGGGCATTACTGAAAGAGGGCCTCCATTAAAGGGACTAATTTGCTCTGGTAACAATCCTGAAATTGAATGCTTTTCTGCCCATGCTAATAACTCCTTAGCCTTATTCATATCTTTTTTCTTTGCATAATATTGCGCTAACCACATTGTGGTTATTATCCAAGGATTACCAGGTATTCCATTATAATCTCCCTCAATTCTTTGATAAGAATCATTTTCATATCTAGCTAATCCTCCAATATTTTTAACCCATAATTTGTTTATAATTTCATTAATACTACTAGTTACTATTGGATCGTTAATATCAAAGACGTCAAATGTGACTATGCCTAGAATACTAGATTCCACTGTTTTATCTACAGAAGTTATTTTACCATCGTCTATGTTAATAAATTTGTAAAATATTCCTCTTTCTTTATCAAACATATAATTTTTCAATGAATTCTTTATTTCTTCTGCTACATCGTTCCATTTCTTCATGTTTTCCTCATCACCTACTACATTTGCAAAATTGCTTGCAGCTTTCAATCCTGCATATACTGATGCCACAGTATATGTATGCACACCTAGTTTTTCTTCCCAAAGATCAAAAGTCTCTAGGGGTAATTTCAATTTTTCATCTCTAAATTTAACCATAAAATCTGCAGCGTCTCTTATTGTATGATATATATTCTTTAACATGTCATAATCTCTGCTTTTTGTGAAGTAATTCCAGAAAGCCCATATAACTGTCGATGTTTCATCTTCTTGAATATTAAAGGATTTTTTTGTCCTAGCAGTCCACGAGTGCCATGTACTTCCCCACGTTCCGTCTGGATTATATTTTTGGAATAAATAGCCATTTTCAAATAATTTGTGGAATACTAAATCATAAAATTTCCTAGTAAACGATGAATATCCAGCCATGTCTAAAACATAGGCAGTTAAAGCTGCATCTCTTGGCCATACGTATGCATATGTATCTAGGTTAAATTTCAGTATATCAGTATCTAAAGAAGCTGGTACTGCACCATTATCGCCTATATGTCCTAACATTATGGCTAGACTTATTTTAGCTAGATTATCTGTAAACTCCGAGGTTATTGAATTCCAATAAAATTTATTTTTTGCGTAATGAAACTCTGGGTTTTCCTTAATCTCCTTATAAATACTAACTACATGATCAAAGGTTTCGCCAGCTATAATGAAGTAATAGAATGAAGGATATGCAATAGAAATTGCAGAAGCTACAGAACCTTGAGCAATAGAGTTTTTATTTAATGTTCCATCCTCACAGTCATTTAAAACTTCCTTTTTATCTCTCCTTCCAGTAGTATATTCATATAACTTATGAGAAGACCCTATCAAGAACCACGTGTTATCCTTATAGTGCAGTATGCTATCTAACTCTGGATCATAGAATGCTGTGTCACCAATTTCGTTTCCATTCAATTTGAAATCATGATAAAATATTATTCTAATATATCCTTCTCCTTTAACATCTACTTTCCTGATTATAACACTATGAGAAAATATAGCTACATCGGAGAATTTTACTTTTATATTATACCACTCTATTTCTGCATTTACTATTAAATTATCCATGTATATTTTCTTATCCTTATCATTAATCTGATCTAACCATGTAAATTTTCCGTCGTGCCAAATTCCTATTTTAAAGTATCCTCCTACTGAATGATTATATTGGCCAAGATATGGATAATAAAGCTCTCTTATATAGAAATTGTTATCATATAGTGCGGAGATTTTTCCATTAGATGTGAAACCTGATCTCATATTATTAATAGCGTAAAACAATATTTAACTATTTATTAATAATCTACATTAGTAATTCTTTATAATAGCCTAAAACTTTTATCTAGTTATTCAATCTATTAAGTTTCATATCAAATACATACATATTTCTTCTTTATATATAGATATAATTACTGAAAATTATTATTTCTTTTTAGTAGCCAATGCGTATATAGTTATAAATATTCCAGATCCTGTGATAATTAACCCTGCTATAAATCCATATTCTACAAATACGTCTTTCATTGTAGCTTCCTCTAAAATATACTGGAAAACTGATGTAGAATTATAAGGATTATATAGAGATAAATTTCCTTCTTTACTCGAGAAAAAACAAATTGTATATAATACGCTATTATTTAATAATGTGGCAGAAGAAGGATATCCACTGACATTTACTGGTAAAGTAGAGTTGTACGTAAATATAATTTCAGAGTCACTTAGATATGGTACAGAATATCTACTATATGGACCAAGAATTATGGAATTATTGGTTTTGTAAGTTTCTTCATGTGAGAAAATAAGTGAAAAAGACGCTACAATAACGCCAATAATGATAATTACTATACCTAAAACGGAAAGTAGCTTCATAAGTTTAAAGAAAAATCTATTGTTAAAAAGATTTTCTATAAGAAATTTTATATTTAATTAAATAAATAAAACATGATATATTAGCTAATATGAATATATAACATAACTAGTTTTGACTTGCTACACTTATGTAGATAAGAATGGAAATCTTTTAAAATGGGTAATACCATATTTTCATTCTAGGAAATGAGAACAGTTATAATAAATTCACTTTATGATAAATCCATGAGTAAACATAAGCTGTTAGCAAAAGACGTAATTGACGAGATTTTGCCTAAATTGATTACTAATGCGCATTATTTTAAGAGTAAGGGATCTATTTTTTCTTTAGCTTCTAGTAGTGAACTACCCTGCCCTAACGGGCGTGGCTTCCTGCTTCAAAGCCGAGGCTTGCCAAAGGTAGTGGGTAGAGCTCCACAGGCACTAAGGGTCGTTCCGACCCCGAGCACTAATGTGAACCCACAGTATCCCAATATGGGACTGTTGAATGGAGCAGAGGCGTACCACATAGACCCTCGCTTTAACCAAGGCGTCTCAGTGACGCTTACTCCGTCAGTGACTGCCATTAAGAGAATATTTGAAAAATACGTATTTAAATGTAACCACAAAGGGGGCAATCCATCTCCACCCTTATGGAGTCTTCCGCCCCCTTTGAACCCCTTGTTAAGATAAACATGTGTGGACCATGAAAGTTACTTTAGATCCCTTTAATGTAATACTATGTAAGTATGATTACAGTTATTGGTTACTTCCAGATCTAGAAATGAAGCTTGATATGTGCTTTAAATTAGAAGGTGAAATAGAAGAATACTTTAAAGAAAGATTTTTGAGATATTTACCAGTAAAAATGGAAGAATAATTAACAAGAAGTTTAATGTTTATTTTTTATTTTGTATAACAAAGTTTCTTTTGAGAGTCTAATATTTTTAAATTTCTAAGTAAAGTATGAATATAGCCAATTTCGTTAAGAAATACTTTTATCCTATTCATAATGCTCCTTCATATTCTATTTATGCCTTGGTTTATTACAACGAAATATTTTATGTAGATATTTCTAAAGATAATAAAAAAATATTAATATATAAGAAAAAAATAAATTCTAAATTAGATAAGATTTTAGAAAGTAAGGGAGGTATAGAAGATTTTAACAATATAAAGTTGGAAATAGATGTAGATAAAGATATTTTAGGAATTTTAAGAAAAGCTATATATTTTACTGAGGAATCTCATTACTCTAATAATATTAGAAAAGAATACAAAACCTATATTACTAATACAAAGTTCATTATAGGTAGGATGAACGTTAAAAAAGCTAAGAAATTGCTGACTAGAGCCAAATTACTAGCTAAAGATTTTTCCAAAAAATATAATTCCTGTGATTTACTTACAATGATTGATGTAGCTTCTTTAATAATAAAAGCTTTAGAAAAGAAAGAAGGCAATCCAATTGAGTTATACTTTAAGTATGCCGATTTTAGGAATCCTATTACTAACGAGGTCTATGGAGGAAAAGTATGGAATATATGTAAAAATAAAAAAGAAGAAGAATGTTTTGAAGAACTTTATAAATACTTGGATGAAAAGAGAAAAAATGGAACTTTAGAACCTATGTACTTTTATCAAAGTACTTATGATCACACTAACGAGATTTACTCTGGGAATTATGATTTCCATATACATTATGATGGTATATGGTGGGTCGGTTTCCACGACTTTACCTATAATTCGGATTATGCAATGAAATTTCAAGAAGAATTAATTAATGCTAATCTAGGTATAATAGTAAGCGATTTGGATTTTCTTTATAATCAATATATAAATCCAGAGCCTAAGGAACTTTCTTGGGAAGGGCTCCATTTTTATGTGCCAAAGTACGCTATTCCTATAATGCCAAATATTTCTGTACTTACTGATGACGGATTAAAAGAGTATGAAAAGATGAGGAAAAAAAGATACGCAATTCATTTAAAACATGACCTATAAGAAGTACTAAAATAATCATAGTGCTTATTAATAAAATTTATTGTTTTTATCAAATAAAAATATTAATAAGAAATTAAACTAGACCGTTTTAATTAAGGCATTACCAAGTTAAAGTTTAACCAGCAACAATGGAGAACGAATTAACAAAAAGTTTAATGCTTATTTTTGTATACTAATTATCAGTAATGAGTATTAATATAAGTGCAGAGATATATTATAACGAGGCTGAGGAGCTCTTATCTAAGGGTGATCTTGTTCAAGCTAGTGAGAAGTATTATAAGGCTGCTGAGGAGTCAGTAAAGCTTCTGGTTTTTGAAAACAATCTTAAAGACATAATAAAGGAATCTGAAGAATATGGATGGGATTCTAAGACCTTAAATGATGCAGTAACTGAATTATCTTACAAGCTAGGAGATAATCTAATAGACTTGTGGGCATCTGCAGTAACATTATTTACAAGTAGAAAATACTTAGATAAAGATTTAATAGAAAATTATAAGAAGGATGTTAAGACGTTGGTTGAGAAAGCCAAACAAAGCTTTCATCTTAAGGTTGTTGAATGAGGCTGAGGAGCTCTTATCTAAGGGTGATCTTGTTCAAGCTAGTGAGAAGTATTATAAGGCTGCTGAGGAGTCAGTAAAGCTTCTGGTTTTTGAAAACAATCTTAAAGACATAATAAAAACCATTGAAAATAGAGGAAGGTGGGAAAGTGAAGACTTATTTAAATCTTGTAAACTATTAAGATTTAAAAATAGTGAAATATTGAGATTTTGGACTAGCGCCTGGACTCTTCATGTAGAAGGATTTCATGAGCTGAGCTTAAGCGAGAAAGAAATTAGAAAACTAAAGGAGGACGTAAAAAGGCTAGTTTCTTTCACCATTAGTTAGATTTTTTGCCAAATTTTTTAGAAAGTAAAGTTTGTATTCGTTCTAAACTTAAACCTATCAATACTGAGCTAACAACAAATCCTTCTTGAGCGGTGTTTAATGAGATTGTATTTTGATGAAAAGAATAGCACCAGAAATCACTCCAGTATCGTATCCAAATAACAAACTACCTATTGCTGTAATTACTGTAGCTATTATAATGAATTTATCTTCCTTACTCTCAGAGGCATACTACAGATATAATATTCTAGTTAATAACTATTTCCTAGAAATAATGTAATATCTAAACCTTTAAAATTAATACTTAGCATATAAATTTAATTAATATTATAATTTTTATATTAATTGGAAAACTCAGAATTGAAACTATTCACAAACGAATTTCTGGACTTTCAGTAAAACTGAGACTATTTTTAGTTTTTAACTTACTTTCCTAATATCAAGTTATGAATTACTTAGTTCTAGGTTTAGGGTTTGTAGCTACTCATGTAGCAGAATTTTTATCAAATTATGGAAATGTTACCGTTACTTATAGGAATTTAAATCCAGTAAAAGAGATTTATATGGATTTATTAAAGGAAAAGCACGTGAACATAATAAAGTTAGATCCACTAATAGACGATATTGGAAAATATATCGCACAATCTGATACCATCATTAATTTAATAGGAGAAATCTCTGGTTCTGAAGAAGCATTAAGAAGGGCTAATGTAGAAGTTCCAAGATTATTATCTAAGACAATATCTGAGATTAATCCCAATGCTACTTTAATTCATTTAAGTGGTCTCCCTGGAGTTACTGGTAATAATGTTAAGCCAGAAACATCTCATTGTGAAGGGATAAATCCTATTACTCTATTCGAGAAAACAAAATGTGAAGGAGAAAGAGTTCTTAAAAATAATGCGAAATTTAATCTTGCAATATTAAGACCTAGTTTAATTTACGGTAAATATGGTGCTCATATTCAATTTATTACGATGTATAGATTTGCTAAAATGGGTTTTGTTCCATCATTAGGATTTAGGTTTTCGGTAATAAGCGCTAACGCCTTATCAAGAATAATCAAAAACTTGAGTGAAGCTAAGCCTAAATTTACATATTTTTATGTAACAGAATGCGAGCCAATTAGGATTGACGTCTTTTTTGAAATTATGGCGAAGACGCTCGGCAAAGGATATATCAAAGTACCTATACCTAAATTTTTAGCTAAGGCTTATCTTCCATCAGATATAAGGAATCTTCTAAAATATGACGGAACAACTTTCGATTGCAGTAAGGCTAAGGAATTTGCTGGTGATCTTAAATTTGATGAGAAAGAAGTAGAAGAGAACGCTAAGTTTTTACAATATCTAGATAAAAATAGAATTTTAATACCTACTTAAAAATTTTTAATCCATCATAAAGTACTTTTTTATATTCCAACATTTTCCTTATAATTGGATCTTCTAACTTATCTGTAGTTAATACCAAAATATCCGCTGAAAAACCTCTTTTCATAGCATATAATTTACTTGCTTCTTCTGCACTATCTTTAACTTTATCTAGGAAAATCATAATGTCGTAATCGCTTGATTCCCAAAAGTCTCCCCTAGCTCTAGATCCGAAAAGCGCAATGGAGACTTTTCCGTTATAATATTTTATAATCTCATTTATAAAATCCTCAAACCTCATTATGTTTAAATTATAGTATTTTTATTAAAAAACTATGGTTGAAAAGTTTTGGTTTGAAAAGAGTAAAGAATTTCTTGAAATAGCAAAAAAACTTCTGAATGATGGATATTTTTGGTATGCTTGTTTTAGTAGCCAACAAAGTGTAGAGTTCGCGCTTAAGGGAATTCTAGTTAAATATAAGGGAAGTTTTCCTTTTACTCATGATTTAGGAGAAATAATGGAAAAGATTGAAAATGAACTATCTATAAATGTTCCAGAAAATATTATGCATAATTGCGATTTTTTAACTCCTCATTATACAATGTCAAGATATTCTCAATTTACTGAATATAATAAAAGAAAGGCAGAAGAGTGCATAAGTTCAGCCATGGAAATTTTAGAGTGGCTAAAGAAAAATTTTAGTATATAAATACGCTTTTTTAATTCTTTATACTCTCTTTTTTTGTGGAAGAAGTAAGTTTTGCGCAAGCTATAGCTGTAGGACTAGGTGCTATAATAGGTGCAGGAATTTTTGTATTGAGCGGAACAGCAATATCATTAGCAGGTTCCTTATCTTTGATTGCATTTCTCTTCATAGGATTAATGAGTGTATTGATAGCAACACAATTAGGTGAGTTGAGTACTATTTTTCCTCATGCTAAAGGTTCAACGTATTCTTATGCATTTGAAGCTTTCGGGTATGAATTAGGATTTTTAACTGGAATAATGGTTTACTTTAGTTTTTCAACTTCTATAGCAGCCGTCGCTGACGGTTTTGGTGCTTACATTGTTTCTATTCTTGGTTTAGGTAAGTCAATAGCGGTAATTTTCTCAATAATATTAATAATTATTTTAACAATTTTGAATATAGTAGGAATTCAAAAAGCTGCAGAAGCAGATTTTTTCCTTGTATTGATAAAATTATCAATATTATCTATATTCATATTAGCAGCTTTCATAATAGCGTTTGGTCATTTCTCAATATCTCATTTTTATTCGTCACCAAATCAGATTGGGATTTTGCCATTCTTTTCTTCAAGTATAGCAATATTTTTTGCATACACTGGTTTTCAAGTTATAACGTCTTTTAGCGATAGGGTAAAAGGAGGACCTAATAATGCTGCCAAGGCAGTAGTGGTATCAGTTTTAATAAGCATGATATTTTATATTTTAGTAGCCTTCTCTTTAATTCTTCTTGTTCCTGCTAGTAGATTCAAAATAAATGCTGATCCTTTATCTTTTGCTTTAGATTATGCACATGCTCCTTCATGGCTTCATATAATAGTTGACATAGGAGG
This genomic window contains:
- a CDS encoding APC family permease; this translates as MQGSKKLTLFQALSIGLGNIIGAGIFIMAGASITAAGPAAILAFLITAFYATTVGISNAELSSDFPSVEGGVYSFTLLTMGETLGFLVGWFRLIAYSISGAATALGFSGYLISIGLPKILYFPIAAFLILILVIIDYLGLRLAAVIESSLVVLNILGLLLFSFSSLFISGIKVGNFTPFLPHGILGVLVASNIAFFAYSGFNTIATLTPNVENGEKTVPKAIIFSLIISASLYMLVTFSMVDSLYWNKFGTASDPLSLVLSSIRAPSYLIYFIDLTAIIATITVTLSIIIAGERTLSQMVKDSMLPKILGGKKTTLLIISAIMIASLSLGNVESIALASNFGIVFSYMLSGIQVAIARKRKIKGKFRSPLYPFLQIFSVILSALFMASLGENALVIGVVTLIVGLVVFSLHKEFIKEFESRRAIR
- a CDS encoding 5-formyltetrahydrofolate cyclo-ligase — encoded protein: MDKQEIREEIWKILEEKNIASFPRPVYGRIPNFKGSNIAAQILSKTPEFKKAEVIKVNPDSPQRKIREIALTQGKKVLSPTPRLKGEFFLLDGKKISDPKKASSISGFTSFGEKINFDKIPPIDLIIVGSVAVTRKGDRVGKGEGYSELEYAILRELSKIDEKTPVATTVHSVQIVEEIPYQIFDVPVDIIATEQELIRTHSERKKPTGLYLEFLTKEKIEDTPYLRYYLKITGRY
- a CDS encoding glycoside hydrolase family 15 protein, giving the protein MRSGFTSNGKISALYDNNFYIRELYYPYLGQYNHSVGGYFKIGIWHDGKFTWLDQINDKDKKIYMDNLIVNAEIEWYNIKVKFSDVAIFSHSVIIRKVDVKGEGYIRIIFYHDFKLNGNEIGDTAFYDPELDSILHYKDNTWFLIGSSHKLYEYTTGRRDKKEVLNDCEDGTLNKNSIAQGSVASAISIAYPSFYYFIIAGETFDHVVSIYKEIKENPEFHYAKNKFYWNSITSEFTDNLAKISLAIMLGHIGDNGAVPASLDTDILKFNLDTYAYVWPRDAALTAYVLDMAGYSSFTRKFYDLVFHKLFENGYLFQKYNPDGTWGSTWHSWTARTKKSFNIQEDETSTVIWAFWNYFTKSRDYDMLKNIYHTIRDAADFMVKFRDEKLKLPLETFDLWEEKLGVHTYTVASVYAGLKAASNFANVVGDEENMKKWNDVAEEIKNSLKNYMFDKERGIFYKFINIDDGKITSVDKTVESSILGIVTFDVFDINDPIVTSSINEIINKLWVKNIGGLARYENDSYQRIEGDYNGIPGNPWIITTMWLAQYYAKKKDMNKAKELLAWAEKHSISGLLPEQISPFNGGPLSVMPLLWSHAEYLKTYLMLK
- a CDS encoding PaREP1 family protein, which produces MSINISAEIYYNEAEELLSKGDLVQASEKYYKAAEESVKLLVFENNLKDIIKESEEYGWDSKTLNDAVTELSYKLGDNLIDLWASAVTLFTSRKYLDKDLIENYKKDVKTLVEKAKQSFHLKVVE
- a CDS encoding PaREP1 family protein, whose amino-acid sequence is MLRRWLRKPNKAFILRLLNEAEELLSKGDLVQASEKYYKAAEESVKLLVFENNLKDIIKTIENRGRWESEDLFKSCKLLRFKNSEILRFWTSAWTLHVEGFHELSLSEKEIRKLKEDVKRLVSFTIS
- a CDS encoding sugar nucleotide-binding protein, with translation MNYLVLGLGFVATHVAEFLSNYGNVTVTYRNLNPVKEIYMDLLKEKHVNIIKLDPLIDDIGKYIAQSDTIINLIGEISGSEEALRRANVEVPRLLSKTISEINPNATLIHLSGLPGVTGNNVKPETSHCEGINPITLFEKTKCEGERVLKNNAKFNLAILRPSLIYGKYGAHIQFITMYRFAKMGFVPSLGFRFSVISANALSRIIKNLSEAKPKFTYFYVTECEPIRIDVFFEIMAKTLGKGYIKVPIPKFLAKAYLPSDIRNLLKYDGTTFDCSKAKEFAGDLKFDEKEVEENAKFLQYLDKNRILIPT
- a CDS encoding nucleotidyltransferase domain-containing protein, yielding MRFEDFINEIIKYYNGKVSIALFGSRARGDFWESSDYDIMIFLDKVKDSAEEASKLYAMKRGFSADILVLTTDKLEDPIIRKMLEYKKVLYDGLKIFK
- a CDS encoding HEPN domain-containing protein, whose translation is MVEKFWFEKSKEFLEIAKKLLNDGYFWYACFSSQQSVEFALKGILVKYKGSFPFTHDLGEIMEKIENELSINVPENIMHNCDFLTPHYTMSRYSQFTEYNKRKAEECISSAMEILEWLKKNFSI
- a CDS encoding APC family permease; the protein is MEEVSFAQAIAVGLGAIIGAGIFVLSGTAISLAGSLSLIAFLFIGLMSVLIATQLGELSTIFPHAKGSTYSYAFEAFGYELGFLTGIMVYFSFSTSIAAVADGFGAYIVSILGLGKSIAVIFSIILIIILTILNIVGIQKAAEADFFLVLIKLSILSIFILAAFIIAFGHFSISHFYSSPNQIGILPFFSSSIAIFFAYTGFQVITSFSDRVKGGPNNAAKAVVVSVLISMIFYILVAFSLILLVPASRFKINADPLSFALDYAHAPSWLHIIVDIGGMIATTSASLAMILLSGRTLYQIGKDMNFPSFIIKYNQSKDVAPIATIISSFIAIVSLFAGNVYIVASISNFGLIFSFLISSLAVFHFRRKKIIGTYKVPFYPYSVILTIIMLMLLLVGFPRESLVINSSIMIIIIILSYILKDLREEKLKNNKIKYN